From Verrucomicrobiota bacterium JB022, one genomic window encodes:
- a CDS encoding polysaccharide biosynthesis tyrosine autokinase, with protein MADTHNNSSGWTTAPKREPKRTLQDYLLIVRERAWWAALIALVAAGLLAAYMWSQPRLYQSSTTLLFETTPERIVDIEEVVDTSLRGKEDMILQVHLEQITSRQFMQRVIDSLNQEEQTLLTRPYADEDGKTPSLASVIRQASAISPGRGAPLFRITFRHRSAEGAALLANRYAQEYIDYMGERSDLGNERALGFLRQQADELRGQIEASELKLQDYRQQHNLVSLEENQNIVLERMKELNAAVTRARVNRLNASAKVAEVEDAMQTDRNLLQIPAISEGSGVDATAAKLAEAKAERETLNTKYLERHPRMVENAQKIEGLEQMLDRQIQTRVTDLRNQLAEAQERENKLQTELASAEQEALRRDRQAIEYNVLRRQIESDQRLFDQLMSRLNETNVSSQLGNVNARIVDEAQPAGAPFTPDRNKVIASSAMLFLLILVGIPIAMEAFDNKLKTEWDVGSFLQKNFLGEIPLVKGNNPEKRAKIVLDNENPRAREYFRSIYSQIMLMSEATSPRVSIITSTLPGEGKTFVACNLASCFAKHHARTLLIDCDLRRPQINRYFEMKNDAGLIPWLERGDVPSAEQSVLDDPLLEIRQVSPYLHVLRTGGTTQEASEFFQSQKFHNLLLRLRDNYDQIIIDTPPVGGFSDALFLASQADETIFVAKHNHVNRRKVKYLLERIDHTPGRVLGVIFNQTKTSRTQQYGFYGFYDEKTYRNYYGDNKSSSQSSSLAAREPLQPETGRA; from the coding sequence ATGGCTGATACGCACAACAACTCTTCCGGGTGGACTACCGCCCCCAAACGTGAACCAAAGCGTACGCTGCAGGACTACCTGCTGATCGTGCGGGAACGCGCCTGGTGGGCGGCCCTGATCGCCCTGGTGGCGGCTGGCCTACTGGCCGCCTACATGTGGTCGCAACCACGTCTTTACCAATCCAGTACCACCCTGCTCTTCGAAACCACGCCCGAACGCATCGTGGACATCGAGGAAGTGGTCGATACCTCCTTGCGCGGCAAGGAAGACATGATCCTGCAAGTGCACCTGGAGCAGATCACCAGCCGCCAGTTCATGCAGCGCGTGATCGACTCTCTCAACCAGGAAGAGCAGACGCTGCTCACCCGCCCTTATGCGGATGAAGACGGCAAGACGCCTTCCCTCGCGAGCGTCATCCGCCAGGCTTCCGCGATTTCCCCGGGCCGTGGCGCACCCCTCTTCCGCATCACGTTCCGCCACCGCTCGGCCGAAGGCGCCGCCCTGCTGGCCAACCGCTATGCCCAGGAATACATCGACTACATGGGCGAGCGCAGCGACCTCGGTAACGAGCGCGCTCTCGGCTTCCTCCGCCAGCAGGCTGACGAGCTTCGCGGCCAGATCGAAGCCAGCGAGCTGAAGCTGCAAGACTACCGCCAACAGCACAATCTCGTCTCGCTCGAAGAGAATCAGAACATCGTGCTGGAGCGCATGAAGGAGCTGAACGCCGCCGTGACCCGGGCCCGCGTCAACCGCCTCAATGCTTCCGCCAAGGTGGCCGAAGTCGAGGATGCCATGCAGACCGACCGCAACCTGCTCCAGATCCCCGCGATCTCCGAAGGCAGCGGCGTGGACGCTACCGCCGCCAAGCTGGCGGAAGCCAAGGCCGAGCGTGAAACGCTCAACACCAAGTATCTCGAGCGCCACCCGCGCATGGTCGAGAACGCCCAGAAGATCGAAGGCCTTGAGCAAATGCTCGACCGCCAGATCCAGACCCGCGTGACGGACCTGCGCAATCAGTTGGCCGAAGCCCAGGAGCGCGAAAACAAGCTGCAGACCGAACTGGCCTCCGCCGAGCAGGAAGCCCTGCGCCGCGACCGTCAGGCGATCGAATACAACGTGCTGCGCCGCCAGATCGAGAGCGACCAGCGCCTGTTCGACCAACTGATGTCGCGCCTCAACGAGACCAACGTCTCCAGCCAGCTCGGCAACGTCAACGCCCGCATCGTGGACGAAGCCCAGCCTGCCGGCGCTCCCTTTACGCCCGACCGCAACAAGGTCATCGCCTCCTCGGCCATGCTCTTCCTCCTCATCCTCGTCGGCATCCCGATTGCAATGGAGGCCTTCGACAACAAGCTGAAGACCGAGTGGGACGTGGGCAGCTTCCTGCAGAAGAATTTCCTTGGTGAAATCCCGCTCGTAAAGGGCAACAACCCGGAGAAACGCGCCAAGATCGTGCTCGACAACGAGAACCCGCGAGCCCGCGAATACTTCCGCTCGATCTACAGCCAGATCATGCTGATGAGCGAAGCCACCTCGCCCCGCGTCTCGATCATCACTTCGACGCTCCCGGGAGAAGGCAAGACCTTCGTGGCCTGCAACCTCGCGAGCTGCTTCGCCAAGCACCACGCCCGCACCTTGTTGATCGACTGCGACCTGCGTCGCCCCCAGATCAACCGCTACTTCGAAATGAAGAACGACGCGGGCCTGATCCCCTGGCTGGAGCGTGGCGATGTGCCCTCCGCTGAGCAATCGGTGCTCGACGATCCCTTGCTGGAGATCCGCCAGGTGAGCCCTTACCTGCACGTGCTCCGCACCGGTGGCACCACCCAGGAAGCTTCCGAATTCTTCCAGTCGCAGAAGTTCCACAACCTGCTGCTGCGCCTGCGCGACAACTACGACCAGATCATCATCGACACGCCCCCGGTCGGCGGCTTCTCCGATGCCCTCTTCCTGGCCAGCCAGGCCGATGAAACGATCTTCGTGGCCAAGCACAATCACGTGAACCGCCGCAAGGTGAAATACCTGCTCGAGCGGATCGACCACACGCCCGGCCGCGTGCTCGGCGTCATTTTCAACCAAACAAAGACCAGCCGCACCCAACAATACGGCTTCTATGGATTCTACGACGAAAAGACTTACCGCAACTACTATGGCGACAACAAATCCTCCTCACAGTCCTCTTCTCTCGCAGCCCGTGAACCTCTCCAGCCTGAAACCGGTCGCGCCTAG
- a CDS encoding polysaccharide biosynthesis/export family protein: MHTLFRFLLTACLLLGSALHGQTSAPSSDVYRLNQQDLLTITVYDNPDLTTSQRVDVQGRVQIPLLGRVEIGGLTVGDAENKIEQLFRDERYLRNPQVTVSIDEYTPKQISIFGEVRSPGQVSLPIENNRIPIVEALSRAGGFTGIADTGDVKITRTDEEGRRTTIRVDVQKFLKARNDVSNQDGYFVYAGDIIVVPQRLF, encoded by the coding sequence ATGCACACTCTCTTCCGCTTCCTCCTGACTGCCTGCCTCCTGCTTGGCAGTGCGCTGCACGGGCAAACTTCCGCTCCGTCTTCCGACGTCTATCGCCTCAATCAACAAGACCTGCTCACGATCACGGTCTATGACAATCCCGACCTGACGACTTCGCAACGCGTCGACGTCCAGGGCCGGGTGCAAATCCCTCTGCTCGGGCGCGTCGAGATCGGCGGCCTGACGGTGGGCGATGCGGAAAACAAGATCGAGCAGCTCTTTCGCGACGAGCGCTACCTGCGCAACCCGCAGGTGACCGTCTCGATCGATGAATACACCCCCAAACAGATTTCGATCTTCGGGGAAGTTCGCAGCCCGGGCCAGGTTTCGCTGCCGATCGAGAACAACCGCATCCCGATCGTCGAAGCCCTCTCCCGCGCCGGTGGTTTTACCGGCATCGCCGACACGGGTGATGTCAAGATCACCCGCACCGACGAGGAAGGCCGCCGCACGACTATCCGTGTAGATGTGCAGAAGTTCCTCAAGGCACGCAACGACGTGTCCAACCAGGACGGCTACTTCGTCTACGCAGGCGACATCATCGTAGTCCCCCAACGACTTTTTTAA
- a CDS encoding exopolysaccharide biosynthesis polyprenyl glycosylphosphotransferase — translation MLSTSSQPAKALEKPFTPLVVSAPETHRQPLARFTTASFVSGSLAVFDTVLSFGVLQAISWGVNHYWKVAVSPGVIGATALGVWITSILAGGYRRSSLLRGDGWMMDYWTAVILFAVVSGALFGFSIQYDWVTIKSALLVLLSVSGTILIGMAARKMLARFLRDTLRQRYIMVVGSPEHTREFCREMQAENWPHRVVHVDMQSVTADGVASRALWGQAREAQVESVVLLDPVESASNTFKEMLLRWDRHSIPVFDLHRFYANFWQKVPPYALHAGWGQEEGFLLHRQPVYRMIKRAVDLAGGSVMLVALSPLLALLALAVRLESKGPAIFRQTRVGQGGTPFTIYKFRTMCESADKGDRYTRTNDKRITRVGAILRKTRLDELPQLFNVLQGQMSLIGPRAEWVRCTEEYEKTIPYYHWRHIVKPGISGWAQVNYGYGENEEDTKEKLKLDLYYVKHYSPWLDIRIILKTLSVVVTGKGQ, via the coding sequence ATGCTCTCTACCTCGTCTCAGCCCGCAAAGGCGTTGGAGAAACCCTTTACGCCTCTCGTCGTATCTGCGCCCGAAACGCATCGTCAGCCGCTCGCGCGATTTACCACGGCTTCCTTTGTCAGTGGAAGCCTTGCCGTCTTCGATACGGTCCTCAGTTTTGGGGTCCTGCAAGCTATTTCGTGGGGGGTAAACCACTACTGGAAGGTAGCGGTCAGCCCCGGTGTAATTGGCGCCACCGCGCTTGGCGTCTGGATTACATCCATTCTGGCAGGAGGTTACCGTCGCTCTAGCCTGCTGCGAGGCGATGGCTGGATGATGGACTACTGGACCGCCGTTATTCTCTTTGCCGTCGTCTCTGGGGCCCTCTTCGGGTTTTCCATTCAGTATGACTGGGTCACCATCAAGTCGGCCCTACTGGTCCTTCTTTCCGTCTCCGGCACGATCCTGATCGGCATGGCAGCTCGCAAGATGCTGGCGCGCTTTTTGCGCGACACCTTACGCCAACGCTACATTATGGTAGTGGGCTCACCGGAACACACCCGCGAGTTTTGCCGCGAAATGCAGGCCGAAAACTGGCCTCACCGCGTCGTGCATGTCGACATGCAAAGCGTGACTGCTGATGGTGTGGCCTCTCGTGCCCTCTGGGGGCAGGCGCGCGAAGCGCAAGTAGAGTCGGTCGTTTTGCTCGATCCGGTGGAATCGGCCTCGAACACTTTCAAGGAAATGCTTTTGCGCTGGGACCGCCACAGCATCCCGGTTTTCGACCTGCACCGCTTCTATGCCAATTTCTGGCAGAAGGTGCCGCCTTACGCCTTGCATGCGGGCTGGGGCCAGGAAGAAGGCTTCTTGCTGCACCGCCAGCCGGTCTATCGCATGATCAAGCGCGCGGTAGACCTCGCGGGCGGCTCTGTCATGCTGGTTGCACTCTCGCCTCTGCTCGCGCTGCTTGCGCTGGCTGTGCGCCTGGAGAGCAAAGGCCCGGCGATTTTCCGCCAAACCCGCGTGGGGCAGGGCGGCACGCCCTTTACAATCTACAAGTTCCGCACCATGTGCGAAAGCGCCGACAAAGGCGACCGCTACACCCGCACCAACGACAAGCGCATTACTCGGGTGGGTGCCATCTTGCGTAAAACCCGACTGGACGAGCTGCCCCAGCTCTTCAACGTGCTCCAAGGTCAGATGAGCCTCATTGGCCCCCGCGCCGAATGGGTGCGCTGCACGGAGGAGTATGAGAAGACCATCCCGTATTACCACTGGCGTCACATCGTGAAGCCTGGGATCTCCGGCTGGGCACAAGTGAACTATGGCTACGGAGAAAATGAGGAGGATACCAAGGAGAAGCTGAAGCTCGATCTCTACTACGTAAAGCATTACTCTCCCTGGCTCGACATCCGTATTATCCTCAAGACTCTGTCGGTCGTCGTGACAGGTAAAGGCCAATAA
- the glmS gene encoding glutamine--fructose-6-phosphate transaminase (isomerizing): protein MCGIVGYVGDDAAPQILVEGLNRLAYRGYDSAGHALMNGKGIKIFKDIGSPETVGQIVMKEKVHANSGISHTRWATHGGVTPENSHPHLSNCGRIALVHNGVIENYTVLKRRLEQNGVHFHSETDTEVLCNLIAQYYEDFRAQGLEDAFLQSVFAGLREVKGSYGIAAMCSEQPGTIITARLGSSLVLGIGNGENMVASDAAAFCGRTNNIVYLDDGQVACLTGKDFEIFNLDHERVTAEICEMEAREEHDYGRGDFAHFMLKEIFEQPEALRNSMRGRFSSDGSTTKFGGLNLEAKDLRRINRILFMGCGTAWHACLLAKYIIEKLARIPVDVEYASELRYRNAPIPDDTLCFVISQSGETADTLEALREMKRKGFETLAITNVVGSTIAHEAGGGIYQHVGPEIGVASTKAFTSQVLLATMVGVYLGRLRDLSMTEGMRIVKAMHELPEQIVQVLQKTQEIEAVAKKYADFNDFLFLGRQMMFPLALEGALKLKEISYIHAEGYPAAEMKHGPLALVSPTCPSLFIAPEDDMIEKVASNIHEVKARGGPVIVVTTEGSPLCEEKGIDIITIPQTHEALMPVLASIPLQLFSYYAAVARGCNVDRPRNLAKSVTVE, encoded by the coding sequence ATGTGTGGTATTGTTGGATACGTGGGCGATGACGCCGCCCCTCAAATTCTGGTCGAAGGACTCAACCGCCTGGCCTATCGTGGCTACGATAGCGCCGGCCATGCCCTGATGAATGGCAAGGGCATCAAGATTTTCAAAGATATCGGCAGCCCGGAAACGGTGGGCCAGATCGTGATGAAGGAGAAGGTTCACGCCAACTCCGGAATCAGCCATACCCGCTGGGCCACCCATGGTGGCGTGACGCCTGAGAACTCTCACCCCCACCTCTCTAACTGCGGGCGTATCGCGCTCGTCCACAATGGGGTGATCGAGAACTACACCGTGCTCAAGCGCCGCCTGGAGCAAAACGGCGTGCACTTCCACTCCGAGACGGACACGGAAGTGCTTTGCAACCTGATTGCCCAGTATTATGAAGACTTCCGCGCCCAGGGGCTTGAGGATGCTTTCCTGCAAAGCGTTTTCGCCGGCCTGCGCGAAGTGAAGGGCTCTTATGGGATCGCCGCCATGTGCTCCGAGCAACCCGGCACGATCATTACCGCCCGCCTGGGTTCGTCGCTGGTGCTTGGCATCGGCAATGGCGAAAACATGGTCGCAAGCGACGCCGCTGCCTTCTGCGGGCGCACGAACAACATCGTGTATCTCGACGACGGCCAAGTCGCCTGCCTGACGGGTAAGGATTTCGAAATCTTCAATCTCGATCACGAGCGCGTGACTGCCGAGATCTGCGAGATGGAAGCACGCGAGGAGCATGACTACGGCCGCGGCGATTTCGCGCACTTCATGCTCAAGGAAATCTTCGAGCAACCCGAAGCCTTGCGCAACTCCATGCGCGGTCGCTTCAGCTCCGACGGCAGCACAACCAAGTTCGGCGGCCTCAACCTCGAAGCGAAGGACCTGCGCCGCATCAACCGCATCCTCTTCATGGGTTGCGGCACGGCGTGGCACGCCTGCCTCCTGGCAAAGTACATCATCGAAAAGCTGGCCCGCATTCCAGTCGACGTCGAGTACGCCAGCGAGCTGCGCTACCGCAACGCCCCGATCCCCGACGACACGCTGTGCTTCGTGATCAGCCAGAGCGGCGAAACTGCCGACACGCTGGAAGCGCTCCGCGAAATGAAGCGCAAGGGCTTTGAGACGCTCGCCATCACCAATGTGGTGGGCTCGACTATCGCCCACGAAGCAGGCGGCGGTATCTATCAACACGTCGGCCCGGAAATCGGCGTCGCTTCGACCAAGGCCTTCACCTCCCAGGTGTTGCTGGCCACGATGGTGGGCGTTTACCTCGGCCGCTTGCGTGATCTGAGCATGACCGAAGGCATGCGCATCGTGAAGGCGATGCACGAATTGCCCGAGCAGATCGTGCAGGTATTGCAAAAGACCCAGGAGATCGAAGCCGTGGCCAAGAAGTATGCCGACTTCAACGATTTCCTCTTCCTCGGTCGCCAGATGATGTTCCCGCTCGCGTTGGAAGGCGCCCTGAAGCTCAAGGAGATTTCCTATATCCACGCCGAGGGTTACCCGGCGGCGGAAATGAAGCACGGCCCCCTCGCCCTCGTCTCGCCCACCTGCCCTTCCCTCTTTATCGCACCGGAGGACGATATGATCGAGAAGGTGGCCTCCAACATCCATGAAGTGAAGGCTCGCGGTGGCCCCGTTATTGTCGTTACAACTGAGGGCAGCCCCCTTTGCGAAGAGAAGGGGATCGACATCATTACGATCCCGCAAACCCATGAGGCGCTCATGCCGGTCCTCGCATCCATCCCCCTGCAGCTTTTCTCGTATTATGCAGCGGTGGCTCGCGGGTGCAATGTGGACCGCCCGCGCAACCTCGCGAAGTCGGTTACGGTCGAGTAA